GCTCCCGCAGGTTTCATCTCGCTGGGCGACATCAAGCCAGCCGCTCCCGTAGCTTCGAAGGCGGAAGTAGAAGAGACCGTCTCCGGCGACTAGGCATTGCATGCAGCAGACGCGCTTCGCGCGAAACCCTGAACTACAGCAACAAATACGAAGGCCGCCAGCAATGGCGGCCTTTGTCTTCTTAGTAGTAGTAGAAAAGCGGTCGGGACATCTTGTACGCTTCCTGCCGAAGAGATAGATTCATCTCATCGCCCAATCTGGAGTTCGAAATGGGGTTCGGCTTTCGCAAGACCTTTAGCTCGGGCCCGTTCCGGTTCACAGCTTCGCCGAGCGGTTTTAGCAGCTCCGTCGGTGTGCCCGGCGCCCGCCTCAGTTCGGGACCACGAGGCACGTTTGTAACCGTGTCCTCACATGGAGCCTATTACCGGCACAGAATTGACGCTCCTAAGAGGAAGGTAGATTCTGGCCCGCCCAGTCGCCCAGCGATAGATCAAGACGTGATCGACTCGGTCTTTCAAGTCCCTCTTGCCGAACTGATTGCGTCCAATCAAAGCGATGTGGTTGATAAGCTGAATGCGAATGTTGGAGCGACAAACCCGGCTGTCTTCGTATTCATTCTTTCCGGATTTTCACTCCTAGTCGCAGTGACTTTTCCGACTCTTGGTGCTTTATTATCCATTCTGCTGCTTCTCAGCGGAATCGTTGTTTATAAGCGCTTCAAAGACTCTCACACCCTGCACATCCATTATTCGCTAGATGCGGTAGCGACGATCAACTTCAGCAAGACAGTGAAGGCGCTGGAATCTTTAGCATCTTGCTACAGAATTTGGACGCTAAACACGAGGACCGCATCCCACGACAGCAAGAGAAATGCCGGTGCGGGGCAATTAATTACCCGAAAAACAGCTGGCGTCGGAGTCTTTGCGACAGAAGGTTTCTCATCCTCACTTGCCTTCTCTTCGATCAAAGCTAACGATATGCTGCTGCACTTTCTTCCGGACCAAATTCTTCTCTTCGCCAATAATCGGTATGCCGCGATCCGATACGAAGACTTGAACGTGGACGCCATCTGCACTCGCTTTATCGAAACCGAAGGCGTACCGCCAGATAGCAAAAAAGTCGATACTACTTGGCGATTCGTGAATAAGAATGGTGGACCAGACAGAAGATTCAATAACAACACTCAAATCCCCGTCGTGCAATATGGGGAGGTCACACTCTATACGGCCAGCGGACTACAGATAATTCTTCAAACTTCGAGCTACGAGAAAGGTGCCGCTTTCACAGCTCGCTTCAATGAGAATGATAAAGCCCGGGAGACTCGAGATACGCATAAAGCGCCAGATGACATGTCGGACGTTGAGTTACTACTTGACTGCTATAAGTTGCTTGGCATTGCCTATCCAGCTTCGCTGGAAGAGGTCTCAGCGGCTTACCGTCGACAGGCATCTCTCTACCATCCCGACAAATACGAACATCTGGCGCCTGAGATGAAGCATCTTGCTTCCATAAAGATGCAGCAGATCAATGCTGCTTATGAGCTGATGAAGTCCGAGATAGGATGCCGATAGGTCAAAACTCCACCAACTCCACACCCAACCTCTCAAAGTGCTTCCGGTTCCGCGTCGCCACCTTCAATCCATGCACCCTCGCTGTTGCCGCGATATAGGCGTCGGTATTTTCTGGGTGGAACCCGGCCAAGTCCTTGCTGCCGAGCATTCGTCCGCACAAATCTGCGATCTCGAGCGTCACGGGCAGAAGCCTGGCTTCGTATTTCACCAATACGAAGTCACTGAGCCACGCATCCAGGCCGCTTCTCTTTCTGCCTGCGGGCAGCCGTTCAATTCCCGTTCGAAGCTCCTGGATCGTGACGACGCTGATGTACGTCTCTTCGAGCACAATCGTTGCAAGCCAGCTTGCAACCTGAGCGTCTGGCACTGGTTTCGACCACTGCGAGACGACATCCGTGTCCAGCAGGCTAGCCAAGGTCTACTGGCCTCGACTGCCAATCCCTTTCGGGAAGTTCAAGATCGAACCGGTCCTCAAACGAAGGCCGCAGCGCCTCCCACGCGCTAACGAACTTTTTCGGCTCGCTTTCGGCGGCTTTCACGGGCTCCTCCTGCTGATCTTGTTTCGCTGTAATGACGAACGTCCTGCCCTTTTGCCGGATCACCTGTGGGCCTTCATCCGCCGCCGCGTCCAGCAGCGCGCTGAATCTTGCTTCTGCGTCCACAGCTTGCCATGTTCCCATCGCACCCTCCGGTTCAGCCGTTCAACTGCTTGCCGCCAACGATGGACGGAGCTTTGAATGGCATAGAGCCCGCATGCAGCCCAGCAACAGTTTAGCAACTCCGAAGCAAGGGTGAGTGCAACTCAGAACTCCACCAACTCCACACCCAGCTTCTCTAAGTGCTTCCGGTTAAGCGTCGCCACCTGCAACCCATGCACCCGCGCCGTCGCCGCGATCAGGAAGTCTGTCAGATCGAGATTTAAACCAACTCTCTCCGCCTCAACCGAGAGCTGACCAGCTAAATCCGCGACCACCACATCCACAGGAAATATCCGCTTGCCGTATTCCACGGCAACCTCGGCTCCGAGCCAAACCTCCAACTCACGCCGCTTCCTGCCTTCGGGCAACTTCTCGGCTCCACGGCGAAGCTCCGCAAACGTAATGGCGCTCAGAAATGTTTCAGTCAGATCTACGGTTCCGAGCCAGGCGATCGCAGCACCCTGTGGCCTGTCCTTGGCAGTCTGAGAGATCACGCTGGTATCGAGAAGATATTTCAGAACTCAACCTCTCCAAACTTCCCTTTGAT
This Granulicella aggregans DNA region includes the following protein-coding sequences:
- a CDS encoding J domain-containing protein, giving the protein MIDSVFQVPLAELIASNQSDVVDKLNANVGATNPAVFVFILSGFSLLVAVTFPTLGALLSILLLLSGIVVYKRFKDSHTLHIHYSLDAVATINFSKTVKALESLASCYRIWTLNTRTASHDSKRNAGAGQLITRKTAGVGVFATEGFSSSLAFSSIKANDMLLHFLPDQILLFANNRYAAIRYEDLNVDAICTRFIETEGVPPDSKKVDTTWRFVNKNGGPDRRFNNNTQIPVVQYGEVTLYTASGLQIILQTSSYEKGAAFTARFNENDKARETRDTHKAPDDMSDVELLLDCYKLLGIAYPASLEEVSAAYRRQASLYHPDKYEHLAPEMKHLASIKMQQINAAYELMKSEIGCR
- a CDS encoding type II toxin-antitoxin system VapC family toxin → MASLLDTDVVSQWSKPVPDAQVASWLATIVLEETYISVVTIQELRTGIERLPAGRKRSGLDAWLSDFVLVKYEARLLPVTLEIADLCGRMLGSKDLAGFHPENTDAYIAATARVHGLKVATRNRKHFERLGVELVEF
- a CDS encoding type II toxin-antitoxin system prevent-host-death family antitoxin; the protein is MGTWQAVDAEARFSALLDAAADEGPQVIRQKGRTFVITAKQDQQEEPVKAAESEPKKFVSAWEALRPSFEDRFDLELPERDWQSRPVDLG
- a CDS encoding type II toxin-antitoxin system VapC family toxin gives rise to the protein MKYLLDTSVISQTAKDRPQGAAIAWLGTVDLTETFLSAITFAELRRGAEKLPEGRKRRELEVWLGAEVAVEYGKRIFPVDVVVADLAGQLSVEAERVGLNLDLTDFLIAATARVHGLQVATLNRKHLEKLGVELVEF